The following proteins are encoded in a genomic region of Micropterus dolomieu isolate WLL.071019.BEF.003 ecotype Adirondacks linkage group LG04, ASM2129224v1, whole genome shotgun sequence:
- the pgap4 gene encoding transmembrane protein 246 has translation MPRWKAFFSQRLRWSSTVTQALVLSVITFGVLLPLCCHRLLYSYFFIRSMYLDSMSEGVLRESLHRGQDALHFFQSTSTAAAASAKFRDVAQHPELLVTVVTARRNEGRDFHYLLQVMRQLSAILGGCGERRCAEVLVCDVESGPQENQDAKLLESHFKVIRRSPREQLRNREQLNTFEREKRDYVFCLRKGWQLVRPRNMVVLEDDALPTQDFFTVIKDLLSRRFALQTLYIKLYHPERLQRYWNPEPYRILEWVGLGLVGATALLLTFPYWNPCAFSFTLSAGHLLFFTLYFMAVAELLGRHYLLEVRRFSPQLYAVSPATECCTPAMLFPGNASLRVAEYLDGSFCVKGNAKDMVLYQMARTIPGERSHSVEPNLITHIGAYSSVRANPPRPKLL, from the coding sequence ATGCCTCGATGGAAAGCGTTCTTCAGCCAGCGCTTGCGATGGTCCAGCACCGTCACCCAAGCCCTCGTCCTGTCCGTCATCACGTTCGgcgtcctcctccctctctgctgccaTCGGCTGCTCTACTCGTACTTCTTCATCAGGTCCATGTACCTGGACTCCATGAGTGAGGGGGTCCTGCGGGAAAGCCTCCACCGAGGCCAGGACGCTCTGCACTTCTTTCAGAGCACCTCCACGGCAGCGGCGGCGTCTGCCAAGTTCAGGGACGTCGCCCAACATCCTGAGCTGCTGGTCACCGTGGTGACTGCCAGGCGAAACGAGGGGCGGGACTTCCACTACCTGCTCCAGGTGATGCGGCAGCTGAGCGCCATTCTGGGAGGCTGTGGAGAGCGGCGGTGTGCAGAGGTGTTGGTCTGCGACGTGGAAAGCGGTCCCCAGGAAAACCAGGACGCCAAGCTGCTGGAGTCCCACTTCAAGGTGATCCGGCGTTCCCCTCGGGAGCAGCTGAGGAACAGGGAACAATTAAACACCTttgagagggagaagagggacTACGTCTTCTGTCTCCGCAAGGGATGGCAGCTGGTGAGGCCCAGAAACATGGTGGTCCTGGAGGACGATGCTTTGCCGACGCAGGACTTTTTCACGGTCATAAAGGACCTGTTGTCTCGGCGGTTTGCCCTCCAGACTCTTTACATAAAGCTGTATCACCCTGAGAGGCTGCAGCGCTACTGGAACCCCGAGCCATACCGCATCCTGGAGTGGGTGGGACTCGGGCTGGTTGGGGCGACGGCCCTCCTCCTCACCTTCCCTTACTGGAACCCCTGCGCTTTCTCCTTCACGCTGTCGGCCGGCCACCTTCTCTTCTTCACCCTCTACTTCATGGCTGTAGCGGAGCTGCTGGGGCGGCACTACCTCCTGGAGGTGCGGAGGTTCTCCCCGCAGCTCTACGCCGTCTCCCCGGCCACGGAGTGCTGCACGCCGGCCATGCTGTTCCCGGGCAACGCCTCGCTCAGGGTGGCTGAGTATCTGGACGGCTCCTTCTGTGTCAAGGGGAACGCCAAAGACATGGTTCTGTATCAGATGGCGAGGACGATCCCCGGGGAAAGGTCTCACAGCGTGGAACCCAACCTCATCACCCACATCGGGGCCTATTCCTCGGTCAGGGCCAACCCGCCCAGGCCTAAACTCCTCTGA